The following are from one region of the Paenibacillus sp. JZ16 genome:
- the ppnP gene encoding pyrimidine/purine nucleoside phosphorylase, protein MSQFKNATVTKAANVYYEGKVTSRTVLLENGEKVTLGIMLPGSYEFGTDGPEIMEILSGDLRVLLPGEQEWLEIQGAATFNVPGNSSFKLEIRTVTDYCCSYPTM, encoded by the coding sequence ATGTCACAATTTAAGAATGCTACCGTTACAAAGGCAGCCAACGTGTACTATGAGGGAAAGGTAACCAGCCGTACGGTGCTGCTGGAGAATGGCGAGAAGGTAACGCTCGGCATCATGCTTCCGGGAAGCTATGAATTCGGAACGGATGGCCCTGAGATTATGGAAATTTTGTCGGGCGATTTGCGTGTCCTGCTGCCTGGAGAGCAGGAGTGGTTAGAGATTCAAGGGGCTGCAACCTTTAACGTTCCGGGCAATTCAAGCTTTAAGCTGGAAATCCGCACCGTGACGGATTATTGCTGCTCTTATCCAACCATGTAA
- a CDS encoding copper amine oxidase N-terminal domain-containing protein: MKWTTGLKAVTAAALLTTVLSSVTAVSPASAAAKPTASINNVTASGEVLVKQGSTFVTLTDLKPLGNYVMKYDNSKKQVTIQGDHRTVILTAGSNRMEVNGVQKTLPAAPLLHKGKTMIPLRAVAQAFDADINWNGSLKTAYINKADAAMLADLKSSDLATARNAAAKLPYSSQLQKPELEMLPVEMQGVDYYFPKGESNRFFLVDNDIAEYYEIQGGVKYLKWQGKLDYSAKAAANQNLFFLPPIQAEIGKQPDARNWTVARFVFRYPSGVTSYRLLDRNQEWSEGYVELDNRAPGYKGEIVTIPEE; the protein is encoded by the coding sequence ATGAAATGGACCACAGGTTTAAAAGCAGTGACAGCCGCTGCGCTATTAACCACTGTACTATCTTCAGTAACAGCTGTATCACCGGCTTCTGCCGCAGCCAAACCTACCGCTTCGATTAACAATGTTACCGCGAGCGGCGAAGTGCTGGTCAAGCAGGGCTCCACCTTTGTTACCCTAACCGATCTCAAACCTCTGGGTAACTACGTCATGAAGTACGACAACAGCAAGAAACAGGTGACGATTCAGGGTGACCACCGAACGGTGATTCTCACGGCGGGAAGCAACCGCATGGAAGTGAACGGAGTTCAGAAGACGCTGCCTGCAGCCCCGCTGCTCCATAAAGGCAAGACCATGATTCCCCTGAGGGCCGTAGCCCAAGCTTTTGATGCCGACATCAACTGGAACGGTTCTCTCAAGACGGCTTATATCAATAAAGCAGATGCCGCTATGCTCGCTGACTTAAAGAGCTCCGATCTGGCCACCGCCAGGAATGCTGCTGCCAAGCTGCCTTATTCATCCCAACTGCAGAAACCTGAGCTGGAAATGCTCCCTGTGGAAATGCAGGGCGTGGATTATTATTTTCCAAAAGGCGAATCCAATCGCTTCTTCCTGGTCGATAACGACATCGCCGAATATTACGAAATCCAGGGCGGCGTCAAATATTTGAAATGGCAGGGCAAGCTGGATTACTCCGCCAAAGCGGCTGCGAATCAGAACCTGTTCTTCCTGCCCCCGATTCAAGCCGAGATCGGTAAGCAGCCGGATGCCAGAAACTGGACTGTAGCCCGATTCGTATTCCGTTATCCTTCCGGCGTCACCAGCTACCGGCTGCTCGACCGTAATCAGGAATGGAGCGAAGGATACGTAGAGCTTGATAACCGGGCTCCCGGATATAAAGGCGAGATCGTGACGATCCCGGAGGAATAA
- a CDS encoding NAD(P)-dependent oxidoreductase, giving the protein MKKIGFIGLGTMGAPMASNLLKQDYDVTVYNRTHEKCRPLAEQGASIAETPREAAEGQDLVITMVSNDQSIRDVFYGENGLLGSLTSGMTVIDCSTISESLVKEIASAVTGLGASFLDAPVTGSKPAAMDGTLVFMVGGDAAVIEAHADVFDTLGKKVIHMGPNGSGAVAKLAHNTIVGINNLALAEGFAIAAKSGIPADNFLELVQLGSAGSKAAELKGRKIIEGDFSNQFSLALMLKDLKLASSLTDGIGMPSPMLNLAKSLFQAGASEGYGEEDLSAVVKCYEAWIGQKIGEQQQ; this is encoded by the coding sequence ATGAAAAAAATCGGGTTTATCGGACTGGGCACCATGGGCGCTCCCATGGCCTCCAATCTGCTGAAGCAGGATTACGATGTGACCGTGTATAACCGCACCCACGAAAAATGCCGTCCGCTCGCCGAACAGGGAGCCTCCATTGCGGAGACGCCTCGTGAAGCGGCTGAAGGACAAGATCTTGTTATTACAATGGTAAGCAACGACCAATCCATCCGGGATGTATTCTATGGTGAGAATGGCCTGCTTGGCTCCCTGACGAGCGGGATGACCGTCATTGACTGCAGCACGATCTCCGAGAGCCTTGTCAAGGAAATCGCTTCCGCCGTAACCGGTCTGGGCGCTTCCTTCCTGGATGCCCCGGTAACCGGCAGCAAGCCTGCAGCGATGGATGGAACCTTGGTGTTCATGGTTGGCGGCGATGCCGCGGTCATCGAAGCTCATGCAGACGTGTTTGACACCTTGGGCAAAAAAGTCATCCACATGGGACCTAACGGAAGCGGCGCTGTCGCGAAGCTTGCGCATAATACCATCGTGGGCATTAACAATCTGGCGCTTGCCGAAGGCTTTGCCATCGCCGCGAAATCAGGCATTCCCGCTGACAATTTCCTGGAGCTCGTGCAGCTGGGATCAGCCGGCAGCAAAGCGGCAGAGCTGAAGGGACGCAAAATTATCGAGGGCGACTTCAGCAATCAGTTCTCGCTTGCGCTCATGCTCAAGGACCTTAAGCTGGCCTCCTCACTCACCGATGGCATCGGAATGCCTTCCCCTATGCTGAATCTGGCCAAGAGCCTGTTCCAAGCCGGTGCCAGCGAAGGTTATGGCGAAGAGGATCTTTCCGCTGTCGTGAAATGTTATGAAGCCTGGATCGGCCAGAAAATCGGCGAACAGCAGCAGTAA
- a CDS encoding secondary thiamine-phosphate synthase enzyme YjbQ, whose translation MLYTGELETQGRDEMRDITREIHSYVKQSGVQQGTVLIYCPHTTAGIAINENADPDVKRDVLMSLDEVYPWNHPKYRHAEGNTASHLKSITCGPSQTVIIQNGHLLLGRWQGIYFCEFDGPRQRQYHVKIMEG comes from the coding sequence ATGCTGTATACCGGTGAATTGGAAACGCAAGGTCGTGATGAGATGAGGGATATTACAAGGGAGATCCACTCCTACGTGAAACAAAGCGGGGTCCAGCAGGGAACGGTCCTGATCTATTGCCCGCATACGACGGCGGGGATTGCCATCAATGAGAATGCGGATCCTGATGTGAAACGGGACGTCCTGATGTCGCTCGATGAGGTCTATCCTTGGAATCATCCCAAGTATCGCCATGCGGAGGGCAACACCGCTTCCCACCTCAAATCGATCACCTGCGGCCCTTCCCAGACCGTGATCATTCAGAACGGGCACCTGCTCCTCGGACGTTGGCAGGGCATTTATTTCTGCGAATTCGACGGACCGAGGCAGCGCCAGTATCATGTGAAGATCATGGAAGGATAA
- a CDS encoding TetR/AcrR family transcriptional regulator, with amino-acid sequence MARRAVERELSRERILEAARHLFITKGYRAISMRSIGQHLGYSHGSLYYHFKEKAELFYAIVMKDFNDLSDLLLEVSGKPPCDGVSKLEQLMLEFVRFGLDNPYQYEIMFMIRDEELLSYCRSEQGRCFEMFAMLVRQYLLEENYSEEERRTVPLTLFLSLHGFISYYIQDRIGFDEIKPAALTHIKVLCRSLYSRV; translated from the coding sequence ATGGCAAGAAGAGCAGTCGAACGCGAGTTGTCGAGAGAGCGGATACTGGAAGCAGCCAGGCATTTGTTCATAACCAAAGGATACAGGGCCATATCGATGCGAAGCATCGGGCAGCATCTGGGTTATAGCCACGGCTCCCTGTATTATCATTTTAAGGAAAAGGCGGAGCTTTTCTACGCCATTGTCATGAAGGACTTTAATGATCTAAGTGATTTGCTGTTGGAAGTCTCGGGAAAGCCTCCCTGTGACGGGGTATCGAAGCTGGAGCAGCTGATGCTGGAATTCGTTCGTTTCGGTCTGGATAATCCTTATCAGTACGAAATCATGTTCATGATTCGGGACGAAGAGCTGCTGTCCTACTGTCGCTCTGAGCAGGGACGCTGTTTTGAAATGTTTGCTATGCTGGTCCGTCAGTATTTGCTTGAGGAGAATTACAGTGAGGAAGAACGGCGAACCGTTCCGTTGACTTTGTTTTTGTCGCTGCATGGATTTATATCGTATTATATTCAGGACAGAATTGGTTTTGATGAGATTAAACCAGCAGCTCTTACCCATATCAAAGTGTTATGCCGGAGTTTGTACAGCAGGGTCTGA
- a CDS encoding YigZ family protein — MLDRYKTVRQAGSKEIVIKKSRFIGHVMPVETEEEAVAFIEEIKKKHWNATHNCSAYMIGERDEIQKQSDDGEPSGTAGKPILEVIRNQGRKNVAIVVTRYFGGIMLGAGGLIRAYTDGAVAAMESGDPITRVLHREIFVELDYTWLGKVENELRNRGVRMGETNFADTVTLTCLPLDGDAESFMSWMVDLTQGQSLITEGERLYFIEGE; from the coding sequence ATGCTGGATCGTTACAAAACGGTACGTCAGGCGGGCTCCAAAGAGATCGTCATCAAGAAATCGCGTTTCATCGGGCATGTGATGCCGGTTGAAACCGAAGAGGAAGCCGTCGCTTTTATTGAAGAGATCAAGAAAAAACATTGGAATGCTACCCATAACTGTTCCGCTTATATGATCGGCGAGCGGGATGAGATTCAGAAGCAATCGGACGACGGGGAACCGAGCGGAACGGCTGGTAAGCCAATTCTCGAGGTGATCCGCAATCAGGGGCGGAAGAATGTAGCCATTGTGGTCACGCGTTATTTTGGCGGCATTATGCTGGGTGCGGGCGGATTGATCCGGGCGTACACCGACGGAGCCGTGGCTGCGATGGAGTCAGGCGATCCGATTACAAGGGTTCTTCATCGGGAGATTTTCGTGGAGCTGGATTATACCTGGCTGGGTAAGGTGGAGAACGAGCTACGCAACCGAGGCGTTCGTATGGGAGAGACAAACTTTGCCGACACGGTGACCTTGACCTGCTTGCCGCTCGATGGTGATGCGGAGAGCTTTATGTCTTGGATGGTGGATTTGACACAGGGGCAGTCCCTGATCACAGAGGGAGAGCGGCTTTATTTTATTGAAGGGGAATAA
- the cysT gene encoding sulfate ABC transporter permease subunit CysT — MTTWIRHKGWTWGFRSTVLLYFLALIVLPIFGVYVQSFSAGWSHFTESIMDPIAWKAVLLTIKLGVISTFINVLIGTMIAWVLIRYKFPGRTLLNSLVDLPFALPTAVGGLMILLLLGPGSFLGGLAEKLGFEIVFHQPAIVIAMMFVTFPFVIRAVQPLLEELDPLEEEAAYTMGASRTRTFFKVILPSMLPGIISGGMLAFSRALAEFGAVVLVAGNIPGRTLIASVFIFGEVESDNPAGAAAVSILLLTLSFIILWVINAVQQRGRRV, encoded by the coding sequence ATGACAACATGGATTCGTCATAAAGGTTGGACTTGGGGATTTCGAAGTACCGTACTGCTTTATTTTCTTGCCTTGATCGTACTGCCGATCTTTGGGGTATATGTGCAATCATTCTCTGCAGGATGGAGTCATTTTACGGAGAGCATTATGGATCCGATCGCGTGGAAGGCTGTGCTGCTTACCATCAAGCTGGGCGTCATCTCTACTTTCATCAACGTGCTTATCGGAACGATGATTGCATGGGTGCTTATACGATATAAGTTTCCGGGAAGGACGCTGCTGAACAGTCTGGTCGACCTGCCCTTTGCACTGCCGACAGCCGTTGGCGGTCTGATGATATTACTGCTGCTGGGCCCCGGGAGCTTTCTCGGTGGTTTGGCAGAGAAATTGGGTTTTGAAATTGTATTCCACCAGCCCGCGATTGTGATAGCGATGATGTTTGTCACGTTTCCGTTTGTCATCCGTGCGGTTCAGCCGCTGCTGGAGGAGCTCGACCCGCTGGAGGAAGAAGCGGCATATACGATGGGAGCTTCCAGGACGAGAACCTTTTTCAAAGTCATCCTGCCGTCGATGCTGCCCGGGATTATCAGCGGAGGAATGCTGGCATTCTCAAGGGCATTAGCCGAATTCGGGGCCGTTGTCTTGGTGGCCGGCAACATTCCGGGAAGAACACTGATTGCCTCGGTTTTTATTTTTGGTGAGGTCGAGAGCGACAATCCTGCTGGAGCGGCTGCGGTATCTATTCTGCTCCTTACCCTCTCATTCATCATCCTCTGGGTGATCAATGCCGTACAGCAGAGGGGGAGACGAGTTTGA
- a CDS encoding glucose-6-phosphate isomerase, with product MSKKIKFDYSKALTFVNQHEVDYFAEPIRTAHEQLHNGTGAGSDYLGWIDLPTQYDKEEFSRIQKAAAKIQSDSDVLIVIGIGGSYLGARAAIEMLSHSFYNELSKDQRKTPEIYFAGNNISSTYVTHLLQLIEGKDFSVNVISKSGTTTEPAIAFRIFRAELEKKYGKEEARKRIYATTDQAKGALKKLATEEGYESFIIPDDVGGRYSVLTAVGLLPIATAGINIEEMMQGAADASKEYSSPNVAENEAYQYAAVRNALYRKGKGIEILVNYEPSLHFVSEWWKQLYGESEGKDYKGIYPASVDFSTDLHSMGQFIQEGSRNIFETVIQVENVSEHITIESDPDDLDGLNFLTGKTLDFVNKKAFQGTMLAHTDGQVPNLIVTIPDFTPYSFGYLVYFFEKACGISGYLLGVNPFDQPGVEAYKKNMFALLGKPGYEKEKAELEARLSE from the coding sequence ATGTCTAAAAAAATCAAGTTTGATTACAGTAAAGCACTGACTTTTGTCAATCAGCACGAAGTTGATTATTTCGCTGAGCCGATCCGCACAGCTCATGAACAGTTACATAACGGTACGGGAGCCGGCTCCGATTATCTGGGCTGGATCGACCTGCCGACGCAGTATGATAAAGAAGAATTCTCGCGCATCCAGAAAGCGGCTGCCAAAATCCAAAGCGATTCGGACGTTTTGATCGTTATCGGAATCGGAGGCTCCTACCTCGGGGCACGCGCGGCCATCGAAATGCTCTCGCACTCGTTCTATAATGAGCTGTCGAAGGACCAGCGCAAGACACCGGAAATCTATTTTGCGGGCAACAACATCAGCTCCACCTATGTGACTCACCTGCTTCAATTGATTGAAGGCAAGGACTTCTCCGTCAATGTCATCTCCAAATCCGGCACAACGACAGAGCCGGCTATCGCATTCCGTATTTTCCGTGCGGAATTGGAGAAGAAATACGGCAAGGAAGAAGCTCGCAAACGCATTTATGCTACGACGGATCAAGCGAAGGGCGCCCTTAAGAAGCTGGCTACCGAGGAAGGCTACGAGTCCTTTATCATCCCTGACGATGTGGGCGGACGTTATTCCGTGCTGACAGCGGTCGGTCTGCTTCCGATTGCTACGGCAGGCATCAACATTGAAGAAATGATGCAAGGCGCGGCTGACGCATCCAAGGAATACAGCAGCCCGAACGTAGCCGAGAACGAAGCTTACCAATATGCGGCGGTTCGTAACGCGCTATACCGTAAAGGCAAAGGCATCGAGATCCTCGTGAACTACGAGCCTTCCCTGCATTTTGTATCGGAATGGTGGAAGCAGCTTTACGGCGAGAGTGAAGGCAAGGATTACAAGGGGATTTACCCGGCATCCGTCGATTTCTCTACGGATCTGCACTCCATGGGTCAATTTATCCAGGAAGGCAGCCGCAACATCTTCGAAACGGTCATTCAGGTTGAGAACGTATCCGAGCATATTACGATCGAATCGGATCCAGACGATCTGGACGGCTTGAACTTCCTGACCGGGAAAACATTGGATTTTGTTAACAAAAAGGCCTTCCAAGGCACGATGCTGGCCCATACAGACGGACAAGTTCCGAATTTGATTGTGACAATTCCAGATTTCACTCCCTATTCGTTCGGATATCTGGTATACTTTTTCGAAAAGGCCTGCGGTATCAGCGGCTATCTGTTGGGTGTCAACCCGTTTGACCAACCGGGCGTAGAGGCGTACAAGAAAAATATGTTCGCATTGCTCGGCAAACCTGGGTATGAGAAAGAGAAGGCCGAATTGGAAGCTAGACTTTCCGAATAA